One genomic window of Candidatus Zixiibacteriota bacterium includes the following:
- a CDS encoding type IV pilus twitching motility protein PilT, whose product MLSLRELLEMMVKRNASDLHLTVGVPPVVRVDGKLVKLDVDTLTPEMTKKLGYSMMNERQRLKFEEESELDLSFGIENLSRFRCNVFVQRGNVAVAIRQIPYKVRSFEDLGVPMTVAEFAKMPKGLVLVCGPTGSGKSTTLAALIDKINRERQEHILTVEDPIEYLHRHINCIINQREVYADTKSFGEALKYALREDPDVVLIGEMRDLETIESAIKISETGHLAFATLHTNSAAETINRIIDVFPSSQQDQVRVTLSFVLQAIVVQQLIPKIGGGRCLSTEILVATPAIRAIIRDDKTHQIYSMIQSGQKYGMRTMNDSLAELYLTRKITVGDALARSANPTELNEMISRRTAGVPA is encoded by the coding sequence ATGCTGTCGCTTCGCGAATTGCTGGAAATGATGGTCAAGAGAAACGCCTCTGACCTGCATCTGACTGTCGGCGTTCCTCCCGTTGTGAGAGTGGACGGCAAGCTTGTGAAGCTTGATGTTGACACGCTGACACCGGAAATGACGAAGAAACTTGGCTATTCAATGATGAACGAAAGGCAGAGGCTTAAATTTGAAGAGGAAAGCGAGCTCGATCTGTCATTCGGAATTGAGAACCTCTCGCGGTTTCGTTGCAATGTCTTTGTGCAGCGAGGTAACGTCGCAGTTGCCATCAGACAGATTCCCTACAAGGTGAGGAGCTTTGAGGATCTTGGCGTGCCAATGACCGTCGCTGAATTTGCCAAGATGCCAAAGGGACTTGTGCTTGTCTGCGGGCCTACAGGCAGCGGAAAATCGACAACTCTTGCAGCTCTTATCGACAAGATAAATCGTGAACGACAGGAGCATATCCTGACAGTCGAAGACCCGATCGAGTACCTGCATCGTCATATCAACTGCATTATCAACCAGCGGGAAGTTTACGCGGATACCAAGTCATTCGGCGAAGCGCTTAAGTACGCATTGCGTGAGGATCCCGACGTCGTACTCATTGGTGAGATGCGCGATCTCGAAACGATTGAATCGGCAATCAAGATATCCGAAACGGGGCATCTGGCGTTCGCGACACTTCACACAAACTCGGCCGCAGAGACGATCAATAGAATCATTGACGTTTTCCCGAGCAGTCAGCAAGATCAGGTAAGAGTGACCCTGTCGTTCGTCCTGCAGGCGATTGTGGTACAGCAACTCATTCCGAAGATCGGCGGAGGAAGATGTCTGTCCACTGAGATTCTCGTGGCAACACCGGCTATTCGCGCCATAATCAGAGACGACAAGACGCACCAGATATACAGCATGATACAGTCTGGCCAGAAATATGGCATGAGGACGATGAATGATTCGCTGGCAGAACTATATCTTACACGGAAGATAACTGTTGGTGACGCACTGGCCAGGAGTGCCAACCCGACTGAGTTGAACGAAATGATTTCCCGTCGTACGGCGGGAGTTCCGGCATAG
- the pilB gene encoding type IV-A pilus assembly ATPase PilB, which translates to MTDELGNMLLKAGRISEGQLTKALELHGEGKGKLDEILIRMGVVGDEDELSTFIGKQLNIGAVKLSDIELNPDVVKLIPVDIARKFNVIAVSKINRTLVVAISDPNNIYVLDAVKFITGCNVQPVISPEAAISKAIDSYYIESNGFSDIIRDIEESDLEVIESREDSLSDQDLQSQVQDKPLVKLVDSMVADAIRKGVSDIHIECYEKRIRVRFRKDGKLSEMAPLPFKYRAAIISRVKIMADLDISERRLPQDGRIKVKVAERTVDLRVSVLPTIFGEKVVMRILDPRSLMVDMTQLGFERSSLEAFDRVIHLPFGIILVTGPTGSGKTTTLYSALKQLNTTDVNIMTAEDPVEFNFDGINQVQVRSDIGLTFASSLRSFLRQDPDIIMVGEIRDTETAEIAIRAALTGHLVFATLHTNDAPSTISRLIDMGIPPFLVASSTKLIMAQRMVRLLCKKCKRPVKVAPEQLLRIGIPEEEIGTFEVYEGKGCKDCGDSGMSGRNGIFEVMPITATLERMILQGASVPELREQACKEEHMLTLRQAAIMKLKTGMTNLQEVLATTASDQ; encoded by the coding sequence ATGACAGACGAACTGGGCAACATGCTTCTCAAGGCTGGCAGAATATCTGAGGGCCAGCTAACCAAAGCGCTAGAGCTTCATGGAGAAGGCAAGGGCAAGCTCGACGAAATTCTCATTCGCATGGGAGTGGTCGGTGATGAGGATGAGTTGTCAACATTCATCGGCAAGCAGCTCAATATCGGTGCGGTGAAGCTGTCGGATATCGAACTCAATCCAGACGTTGTCAAGCTGATACCGGTCGATATCGCGCGCAAATTCAATGTCATTGCTGTATCGAAGATCAATCGTACGCTGGTGGTCGCGATCAGCGACCCGAACAATATCTATGTTCTGGATGCCGTCAAGTTCATAACCGGATGCAATGTCCAGCCGGTAATATCTCCCGAAGCGGCGATATCGAAGGCAATCGACTCCTACTACATCGAGTCAAATGGCTTCTCTGATATAATCAGGGATATTGAAGAATCCGATTTGGAAGTGATTGAATCCCGCGAGGATTCTCTATCGGATCAGGACTTGCAGTCGCAGGTTCAGGACAAGCCGCTTGTTAAACTTGTCGATTCGATGGTCGCTGATGCTATCCGTAAGGGAGTGTCGGACATCCACATCGAGTGCTACGAAAAGCGGATTAGGGTGCGCTTTCGTAAAGATGGCAAGCTTTCGGAGATGGCACCGCTTCCGTTCAAGTATCGAGCTGCCATTATCTCGCGCGTGAAGATCATGGCCGATCTGGATATTTCGGAAAGGCGTCTGCCGCAGGATGGTCGAATCAAGGTGAAAGTAGCCGAAAGGACTGTCGACCTTCGTGTATCAGTACTTCCGACTATTTTTGGCGAGAAGGTGGTCATGCGTATTCTCGATCCGAGATCGCTCATGGTCGACATGACGCAACTCGGCTTCGAGAGATCATCCCTTGAAGCATTTGACCGGGTCATTCACCTTCCATTCGGAATAATCCTCGTAACCGGTCCGACAGGGTCGGGTAAGACGACCACGCTCTATTCGGCTCTCAAACAGTTGAATACGACCGATGTCAACATCATGACTGCCGAGGATCCCGTCGAGTTTAACTTCGATGGCATCAATCAGGTGCAGGTGCGGTCGGATATCGGCCTGACATTCGCATCATCATTGCGTTCATTTCTGCGCCAGGACCCCGATATCATAATGGTCGGTGAGATTCGAGACACCGAAACGGCAGAGATCGCCATCCGGGCCGCTCTGACCGGTCACCTTGTGTTCGCAACATTGCACACGAATGATGCGCCGTCTACGATAAGTCGTCTGATAGATATGGGCATTCCGCCGTTCCTGGTGGCATCATCCACCAAGTTGATAATGGCGCAGCGAATGGTGCGGTTGCTCTGCAAGAAATGCAAGAGACCGGTAAAAGTCGCCCCGGAACAGCTCCTTCGAATCGGTATACCAGAAGAGGAAATCGGAACATTCGAAGTCTACGAAGGCAAGGGTTGCAAAGACTGCGGCGATAGCGGTATGTCGGGCAGAAACGGTATCTTTGAAGTCATGCCTATTACCGCCACGCTCGAGCGCATGATCTTGCAGGGCGCCTCTGTTCCGGAATTGAGGGAGCAAGCCTGCAAGGAGGAACATATGCTGACACTAAGACAGGCCGCCATCATGAAACTCAAGACCGGAATGACTAATCTTCAGGAGGTTCTGGCTACGACAGCCAGTGATCAATAG
- a CDS encoding roadblock/LC7 domain-containing protein, with protein sequence MTDDSLIIYQAETERINLTLKKLLKGSEAKCALLVDKDGHLVTRQGFTQSLDTTSLAALLAGSFASTREIAKLVGEPEFSVLFHQGKRDHIHMSLVGDRSILVVVFDDRTTIGMVRLYAKEASVDLEQIFADTLAKGSADSNGLTDEFTASAGDKLDDIFHD encoded by the coding sequence GTGACGGATGACAGTTTGATAATCTATCAGGCTGAGACCGAGAGAATCAATCTCACCCTGAAGAAATTGTTGAAGGGGTCGGAGGCGAAATGCGCGCTTCTGGTGGACAAAGACGGGCACCTTGTCACTCGGCAGGGATTCACACAATCGCTCGATACCACGTCGCTTGCAGCGCTTCTGGCCGGTAGCTTTGCATCTACCAGAGAGATCGCGAAGCTGGTCGGAGAACCCGAATTTTCGGTCCTGTTCCACCAGGGCAAACGTGACCACATTCACATGTCGCTTGTTGGAGACCGCAGCATTCTGGTTGTGGTATTCGATGATCGAACGACAATCGGCATGGTCAGACTCTATGCTAAGGAGGCTTCGGTCGATCTCGAACAGATCTTCGCCGACACCCTGGCAAAGGGAAGTGCTGACAGCAATGGGTTGACGGATGAATTTACGGCGTCAGCCGGCGACAAGCTCGATGACATCTTTCATGACTGA